One segment of Hippopotamus amphibius kiboko isolate mHipAmp2 chromosome 2, mHipAmp2.hap2, whole genome shotgun sequence DNA contains the following:
- the LOC130844507 gene encoding transcription initiation factor TFIID subunit 7-like, with protein sequence MGPGSPQVVLTLVLCENMVLRTPALPAVDTPRRCADGQVVGHPAFNQGLSRTGRALLSPPPLGPSAWGSGVPAHLWLHVLRHKSPGSSVGSCLMGAVCRQCGSRDPPALCAPHPFPELANRTLPLKNVRKRRFRKTAKKKSVESPGVEKEVKRLLSTDAEAVSTRWEIIAENETKETENQGLDMSSPGMSGHRQGHDSLEHDELREVFNDLSSSKDEDETQHQDEEDRNIIDTEEDLERQLQDKLNESDEQHQENEGTNQLVMGIQKQTDNMKGTLQEIQDRAKPQEDLMKVENLALKNRFQAVLDELKQKEDREKEQLSSLQEELESLLEK encoded by the exons atggggcctggcagcccccaggtggtgCTGACCCTGGTCCTGTGCGAGAACATGGTGCTTAG GACACCTGCCCTCCCCGCTGTGGACACGCCCCGCAGGTGTGCTGATGGGCAGGTCGTGGGCCACCCTGCCTTCAACCAGGGTCTCTCAAGGACGGGCCGGGCCTTGCTCAG CCCGCCTCCCCTGGGCCCTTCCGCCTGGGGCTCCGGGGTCCCTGCTCACCTGTGGCTGCACGTGCTGAGGCATAAGAGCCCCGGGAGCAGTGTTGGCTCCTGCCTGATGGGAGCTGTGTGTAGACAGTGCGGCTCCCGGGACCCACCTGCGCTCTGCGCTCCACACCCTTTCCCagagctgg caaacagaactCTGCCTCtaaaaaatgtcagaaagagaaggttCCGTAAGACAGCAAAGAAGAAGTCTGTTGAGTCaccaggtgtggaaaaagaagtaAAGCGGTTGCTGAGCACAGATGCTGAAGCTGTCAGTACCCGTTGGGAGATAATTGCTGAAAacgaaacaaaagaaacagaaaatcaaggCCTTGATATGTCTTCCCCAGGAATGTCTGGCCACAGGCAGGGCCATGACTCATTAGAACATGATGAGCTTCGGGAGGTATTCAATGACCTCAGCAGCAGCAAAGATGAAGATGAGACACAGCATCAAGACGAAGAAGATAGAAACATCATTGACACTGAAGAAGATCTGGAAAGGCAGCTACAGGACAAGCTAAATGAATCAGATGAACAGCACCAAGAAAACGAGGGAACCAATCAGCTGGTTATGGGAATTCAGAAACAGACTGATAACATGAAAGGCACGCTCCAAGAGATCCAGGACAGGGCAAAGCCACAGGAGGATCTCATGAAAGTGGAAAACCTGGCTCTTAAGAACAGATTTCAGGCTGTGCTGGATGAACTGAAACAAAAGGAGGACCGAGAAAAGGAGCAGCTCAGCTCCTTGCAAGAAGAGCTGGAATCACTCCTAGAGAAGTGA
- the LOC130846848 gene encoding myeloid-associated differentiation marker-like, which yields MCASSGVGSTRIVGFLLRLGQLLSTCVPFSLLASMGIWREGIGNWCMLVWCLCFTMTLITFILEFCGLQSRFPCSWDGFLHAYSIYFIFLCILTAVIFGTTYIQVFPPGTARNHAITATTFSCVAAVLYVIDVAWICVRPGDMVCYVPTLLGVIRRLENYVACVIFAIISNTYLYQQQPALEWCVFVYAICFILGSVNYFVNGADIDNDKKPVRFPRFLVGQTVLSVFLYASTVVLWPLYQFDEKLGGQPQRSRDVRCSDKLTSLVCIWDQRLAVTVLTAINLLVYVADTVHLAREAFVRTEAQSRGSSFFFSPAVSSPSSDVP from the coding sequence ATGTGCGCGTCCTCAGGCGTGGGCTCCACGCGCATCGTGGGCTTCTTGCTCCGCCTGGGGCAGCTGCTCTCCACCTGCGTCCCCTTCTCGCTGCTGGCCAGCATGGGCATTTGGAGGGAGGGCATAGGTAACTGGTGCATGCTCGTCTGGTGCCTCTGCTTCACCATGACCCTCATCACCTTCATATTGGAGTTTTGTGGGCTCCAGTCCCGCTTCCCCTGTTCCTGGGACGGTTTTCTTCACGCTTATTCCATCTATTTCATCTTCCTCTGCATCCTGACTGCTGTTATTTTTGGCACCACCTACATCCAGGTTTTTCCTCCAGGCACCGCCAGAAACCACGCCATCACTGCCACCACTTTCTCCTGTGTGGCCGCTGTGCTTTATGTCATCGACGTGGCCTGGATCTGTGTCCGACCTGGAGACATGGTCTGCTATGTGCCCACCTTGCTGGGCGTGATCAGGAGGCTGGAGAACTATGTGGCCTGTGTCATTTTCGCCATCATCAGCAACACTTACCTGTACCAGCAGCAGCCGGCCCTGGAGTGGTGCGTTTTTGTGTATGCCATCTGCTTCATCCTGGGGTCCGTGAACTACTTTGTGAATGGGGCCGACATTGACAACGACAAAAAGCCCGTCCGCTTCCCCCGTTTCCTGGTGGGGCAGACCGTGCTCTCTGTCTTCCTCTACGCCAGCACTGTGGTCCTCTGGCCCCTCTACCAGTTCGACGAGAAATTAGGTGGGCAGCCCCAGCGGTCCAGAGATGTGAGATGCAGTGATAAACTCACCTCCTTGGTGTGTATCTGGGACCAACGACTGGCTGTGACCGTTTTGACAGCCATCAACCTGCTGGTTTATGTGGCCGACACAGTACACTTGGCCAGAGAAGCTTTTGTTCGGACTGAGGCTCAGTCCAGGGgctcttcattcttcttttccccTGCAGTTTCTTCACCAAGTTCTGATGTCCCCTAA